From a region of the Zingiber officinale cultivar Zhangliang chromosome 4B, Zo_v1.1, whole genome shotgun sequence genome:
- the LOC121975277 gene encoding protein LAZY 1-like isoform X2 has protein sequence MKLLGWMHRKLWPNNGGDGFKDFGGGGACICIGGRTSPDGDLHRCRRREYEPFHARARGLGPDAEELYEGGGGGEPAVEEIFEGFLAIGTLGIGSWPIEEEDEASIEEAQKESAGGEELVVVRAALETIAEKEAEATTKTDLMVVETELEKVLAAEAERDRGRRSSAARSSHAGSSSSAAAACPLQGFLFGSSSEAAGAIEAEAADATVAGSSRKAQRTSLAELFMMSRIAEEAAGREKASAGVGNAADWEEKATSEIQLLTKRMTKRRGWKGSDGADAADGLTAETTIQKKGSPTEHQQYQKILQDWQD, from the exons ATGAAG CTGCTTGGTTGGATGCACCGCAAGCTCTGGCCGAACAACGGCGGCGATGGGTTTAAGGATTTTGGGGGCGGCG GCGCGTGTATCTGCATCGGCGGGCGGACATCGCCCGATGGGGATCTTCACCGATGCCGGCGCCGAGAATACGAACCGTTTCATGCTCGCGCGCGAGGCCTCGGTCCCGATGCGGAGGAGTTGTATGAGGGAGGCGGCGGTGGGGAACCGGCGGTGGAGGAGATCTTCGAGGGCTTTCTCGCCATCGGAACCTTAGGAATCGGGTCATGGCCGATCGAGGAGGAGGACGAAGCGTCAATCGAGGAAGCGCAGAAAGAGTCGGCGGGCGGCGAGGAGCTCGTCGTGGTGCGGGCGGCGCTGGAGACGATCGCGGAGAAGGAGGCGGAGGCGACGACGAAGACGGACCTGATGGTGGTGGAGACGGAGCTGGAGAAGGTACTGGCGGCGGAGGCGGAGAGGGACCGCGGGAGGAGATCCTCCGCGGCCCGATCCAGCCACGCCGGGTCGTCATCGTCTGCGGCGGCTGCTTGCCCGCTGCAGGGATTCCTGTTCGGGTCGTCGTCCGAGGCGGCGGGGGCGATCGAGGCCGAGGCGGCGGATGCAACGGTGGCCGGGAGCAGCCGGAAGGCGCAGCGGACGTCGCTAGCGGAGCTGTTCATGATGAGCCGCATCGCGGAGGAGGCCGCCGGCCGAGAGAAGGCGTCGGCGGGTGTTGGAAACGCCGCGGACTGGGAGGAGAAGGCGACGTCCGAGATCCAACTTCTGACTAAGAGGATGACGAAGCGCCGCGGCTGGAAGGGATCGGACGGTGCAGACGCAGCAGATGGATTGACGGCGGAGACGACGATTCAAAAG AAAGGTTCACCCACAGAACACCAACAGTACCAGAAGATCCTGCAAGACTGGCAAGATTGA
- the LOC121975279 gene encoding V-type proton ATPase 16 kDa proteolipid subunit-like isoform X2, which translates to MSSFSGDETAPFFGFLGAAAALVFSCMGAAYGTAKSGVGVASMGVMRPELVMKSIVPVVMAGVLGIYGLIIAVIISTGINPKAKSYYLFDGYAHLSSGLACGLAGLSAGMAIGIVGDAGVR; encoded by the exons ATGTCTAGCTTCAGCGGCGACGAAACTGCCCCTTTCTTCGGATTCCTCGGCGCGGCCGCAGCCCTCGTCTTCTCCT GCATGGGGGCGGCGTACGGCACGGCGAAGAGCGGCGTCGGGGTGGCGTCCATGGGTGTGATGCGGCCGGAGCTCGTGATGAAGTCGATAGTTCCCGTTGTCATGGCCGGAGTCCTGGGGATTTACGGTCTCATCATTGCGGTGATCATAAGCACCGGGATCAACCCCAAGGCCAAGTCGTACTACCTTTTTGATGGGTATGCCCATCTGTCTTCTGGCTTGGCTTGTGGTCTTGCAGGACTTTCAGCTGGTATGGCCATTGGCATCGTGGGAGATGCTGGAGTCAGGTAG
- the LOC121975277 gene encoding protein LAZY 1-like isoform X1, whose translation MKLLGWMHRKLWPNNGGDGFKDFGGGGACICIGGRTSPDGDLHRCRRREYEPFHARARGLGPDAEELYEGGGGGEPAVEEIFEGFLAIGTLGIGSWPIEEEDEASIEEAQKESAGGEELVVVRAALETIAEKEAEATTKTDLMVVETELEKVLAAEAERDRGRRSSAARSSHAGSSSSAAAACPLQGFLFGSSSEAAGAIEAEAADATVAGSSRKAQRTSLAELFMMSRIAEEAAGREKASAGVGNAADWEEKATSEIQLLTKRMTKRRGWKGSDGADAADGLTAETTIQKILQMFHRKVHPQNTNSTRRSCKTGKIEKKHYVPLIGGKAMKLKDERRKEIIDNLSGSDMNVDQGHWIKTDANYVVLEL comes from the exons ATGAAG CTGCTTGGTTGGATGCACCGCAAGCTCTGGCCGAACAACGGCGGCGATGGGTTTAAGGATTTTGGGGGCGGCG GCGCGTGTATCTGCATCGGCGGGCGGACATCGCCCGATGGGGATCTTCACCGATGCCGGCGCCGAGAATACGAACCGTTTCATGCTCGCGCGCGAGGCCTCGGTCCCGATGCGGAGGAGTTGTATGAGGGAGGCGGCGGTGGGGAACCGGCGGTGGAGGAGATCTTCGAGGGCTTTCTCGCCATCGGAACCTTAGGAATCGGGTCATGGCCGATCGAGGAGGAGGACGAAGCGTCAATCGAGGAAGCGCAGAAAGAGTCGGCGGGCGGCGAGGAGCTCGTCGTGGTGCGGGCGGCGCTGGAGACGATCGCGGAGAAGGAGGCGGAGGCGACGACGAAGACGGACCTGATGGTGGTGGAGACGGAGCTGGAGAAGGTACTGGCGGCGGAGGCGGAGAGGGACCGCGGGAGGAGATCCTCCGCGGCCCGATCCAGCCACGCCGGGTCGTCATCGTCTGCGGCGGCTGCTTGCCCGCTGCAGGGATTCCTGTTCGGGTCGTCGTCCGAGGCGGCGGGGGCGATCGAGGCCGAGGCGGCGGATGCAACGGTGGCCGGGAGCAGCCGGAAGGCGCAGCGGACGTCGCTAGCGGAGCTGTTCATGATGAGCCGCATCGCGGAGGAGGCCGCCGGCCGAGAGAAGGCGTCGGCGGGTGTTGGAAACGCCGCGGACTGGGAGGAGAAGGCGACGTCCGAGATCCAACTTCTGACTAAGAGGATGACGAAGCGCCGCGGCTGGAAGGGATCGGACGGTGCAGACGCAGCAGATGGATTGACGGCGGAGACGACGATTCAAAAG ATACTTCAAATGTTCCACAGAAAGGTTCACCCACAGAACACCAACAGTACCAGAAGATCCTGCAAGACTGGCAAGATTGAGAAGAAACACTATGTGCCACTGATCGGAGGCAAGGCCATGAAACTGAAAGATGAACGCAGAAAAGAGATCATAGATAACTTGAGTGGCAGTGACATGAACGTTGACCAAGGGCACTGGATCAAGACTGATGCAAACT ATGTGGTGCTGGAGCTGTAG